AGTGGGATTGGTAACAGAGTCAAGCAACATACTCTTAGAGGCAGTTCCCAAGCATTTGAGTATGGATGCCATCGTGGAGGAGTTGAAAAAGATTCCAGGCGTAAAAGAATTGCACGATTTTCATCTCTGGACTATTACTTCGGGGATTTATGCGTTATCCGGGCACCTGGTTATAGAGGACCAGATGGTCAGCAAAAGTGACCAGATCTTAAAAGATGCGAATGCAGTTTTACAGGAGAAGTTTGGGATTACCCATACGACTTTGCAGATGGAATGTTCAGCCTGTGGCCAATATCCAGTATGTCATTTAGGTGAATGAAAACTGCGTATACCCCTAAAATGGGATAATATCCGCAATGCCGTGCCCTAAAATTAAGGAAGAATTCCTGAATGACGAAACAAAATAGATGGTATGACAATATAAAAGATGCTATAGGCTATTGCATCGATAATTATTCGGGAAGCAAATATGTTTTTAGAGGGCAAAGAGAGGACTGGCCACTGCGATCCACTTTGTTTAGAGTTCCAGAAGATGAGAGAGAGATAAAATGGCAAGAGACACTTAAATTCTGCCAATGGATGCTAAATAACCCATATCTAAAACCATACCATCAGCCACAGGATAAATTGATCGCTATTGCTCAGCATTATGGGTATCCTACAGATCTGTTAGACTTTACAAAAGACCCGAAAATTGCCGCCTTCTTTGCGAGTACAGGTAACATTGAGGTAGGGAAACCTGGAGTAATTCTTATCATAGATCTCGATATGTTCCGTCGTCTATGCCAATCTTACAAAATCCCAGGATTGCTCACTTTAGAAATTAAAGGGCTCTGGAGACTTGAAAATCAGCAAGGAATATTTTTGCGTGACTATCATGATTTTATGAGACAAATTGATAATATGGGTTATATAGATTTGTTTCTAGAAAAAGTACTATTTAAACAAATCAAGGGTGTCAATATTACAACCTTTTTCCCCGAAATCAATCAGGGATTTATATATCCAGAGCCAAATGACCTTGAAAGAGAAATAATGAGATATGAAGATATTCGTCTTAGAAGTAGACCTATAGAGTCACTTATAGATTTAGATTCGTTTACTGTACTTCATATTGAGAGAGACCCCGTAGGAAAAGACGTTGAGGAGTTACTCTCGTCCACACTATGGGAGGCGGATGAACTTGAGAAATGGTCAACTGTTAGTCAACTTAGATACATAGATTATCCAAGAGTCGATAATAATGAGACAATCGGCATTCATTTCGAGAGTACTCTGCCAGCAATATCAACTACAGAAGATTTATTAAAACCATATATCTTAGTAATCCGAGAGTTTAGAAGGCGAGTGGTGAATAAGGTGGATCTCCCTATGGTTAAACCTATTGCAAGTAATAGTATTATGCAACAATTTGAAAATGTAGACAAAATTGTTTTTTCATCCAACGCTGAATATGAAGAGTTCAAGAAGCTACCAATAATTGAGAAATCAACTTTTCCTGAATGCGCAAAGCTTTATTTTATTCACGTTCTTACGAAAAATATACAAGAGATATTAATGATTTCAACTTTTCTGCCATTTTTAGAACTAGAAGTTGCTAAGTCTATTCAGACTAGTTTTTCGCTCGTTTTTAATTGCAGAGCTCATAATTTGAACCTTTATACCAATCCAAGGCTGACTTCACCATATGAAGGAGAGGTAGTTGTACTTGAGTATGAAGATGAAGCTGGAGTTGTCTCTAGATGTTGCGCACCAAGTAGCTATTTTGATAATTTGGAAGAGATGACCAAAATAAGACAACTATTTAATAAGAAGTATCCACAATATGCACTCGAAAAGAATTCACAATTATTCCAATTCATGCATGACATAAGAAAGATAATGTCATTGAGAGAGGCTATTGACCTATGGGCTAGTATCATTGTCCCTTCAGAAATCTTTTTCAGATCCAAAATAGACAGGGTCCTCAATCCATATTATGTGAAAAAAATTGGTTATGCTTAAATTGAACAATAAATGGAGAGATAAATGGTGTCGGATTTGGATTTTGTCTTAATTACGGTTAAGAAAGGGCAGGGCACCGCAGATAACACAGCATATACGCTACAGGCTAACGCCCTTGCCCTTCGGGACATTGCTCCCTTCGGTCACAACGTCGTATATGCTGGAACCGTTAGTCGCAATTTCGGCAAACAACAAATGAGAGGTTAATAAAGATGGATGTTCTAAAGAGTCTACCTGAAATAATCGGCCTAATCGCTGGCTTTTTAGGTGTTGTGGTTTCAGTCATTGCTTACTACTATTCCACACGCCGAATGTTAGAACGACGTAAAGTGAAGATAGAGAGGACACGAACAGAGATTGAATTGCTTAAGAGTAATGTTGAATCCTTGTTCAGAAGTATTGAGACAGTTGAGATGCTCCCAAAAGGCAATCTTGAAGTTGGTTCCCTTGCAGCGAGGTTAGATCAATTAGAGTCGGAAATGAAGGGGTTTAAGAAATTACTATTCGATGATCCAGAAGCCAGCGTAACGATTCCACTTATTAAAAAGGACATCGATTCACTCAAAGAAGACAATAAACGACTAAGGGAAGAGATGGTAAGAATGAATGACTTCACCAAATGGTTCATCGGAATCATGATTACAATGTCCATAGGGCTGTTCGGGTTGGCCATTAGTATTTTATTGAAGGGATGATACAAAGGAAGCCGAAACAGCGACTAACACGAGCTTTGCGGCTTCGCAAAGCCCGATACCGTTACCCTGTAATAAGTTTCCCTTATGCAACTTGGGTTAATGAAAATTGCGTATATAATAAACTTGAGGTGATACAAAGTGACTTTTAAAGAGATAAAAGAAGATTTCAACTATCCAGATATGGAGAAAAGGATTTTGTCCTTCTGGAAGGAGAACAAAATCTTTGAAAAGAGTATCCAGAAAAGGCTGGATGCTCCAAAATTTGTTTTCTATGAAGGTCCTCCTACAGCTAATGGTAAGCCAGGGGTTCATCATGTTATCTCCAGGACTATCAAGGACTTAATTTGCAGATACAAGACCATGCGAGGATTCAGAGTTGACCGAAAGGCTGGCTGGGATACGCATGGACTTCCAGTGGAGATCGAGGTTGAGAAGGAGCTTGGGTTAAAATCCAAAGCAGACGTGGAGAAATACGGGGTTGCCAATTTCAATGCCAAATGCAGGGAGAGCGTTTTCAAATACCTGAAGGACTGGGATGAGCTGACTGAAAGGATCGGCTACTGG
The genomic region above belongs to Candidatus Zixiibacteriota bacterium and contains:
- a CDS encoding cation transporter yields the protein VGLVTESSNILLEAVPKHLSMDAIVEELKKIPGVKELHDFHLWTITSGIYALSGHLVIEDQMVSKSDQILKDANAVLQEKFGITHTTLQMECSACGQYPVCHLGE
- a CDS encoding FRG domain-containing protein yields the protein MTKQNRWYDNIKDAIGYCIDNYSGSKYVFRGQREDWPLRSTLFRVPEDEREIKWQETLKFCQWMLNNPYLKPYHQPQDKLIAIAQHYGYPTDLLDFTKDPKIAAFFASTGNIEVGKPGVILIIDLDMFRRLCQSYKIPGLLTLEIKGLWRLENQQGIFLRDYHDFMRQIDNMGYIDLFLEKVLFKQIKGVNITTFFPEINQGFIYPEPNDLEREIMRYEDIRLRSRPIESLIDLDSFTVLHIERDPVGKDVEELLSSTLWEADELEKWSTVSQLRYIDYPRVDNNETIGIHFESTLPAISTTEDLLKPYILVIREFRRRVVNKVDLPMVKPIASNSIMQQFENVDKIVFSSNAEYEEFKKLPIIEKSTFPECAKLYFIHVLTKNIQEILMISTFLPFLELEVAKSIQTSFSLVFNCRAHNLNLYTNPRLTSPYEGEVVVLEYEDEAGVVSRCCAPSSYFDNLEEMTKIRQLFNKKYPQYALEKNSQLFQFMHDIRKIMSLREAIDLWASIIVPSEIFFRSKIDRVLNPYYVKKIGYA
- a CDS encoding class I tRNA ligase family protein, with the translated sequence MEKRILSFWKENKIFEKSIQKRLDAPKFVFYEGPPTANGKPGVHHVISRTIKDLICRYKTMRGFRVDRKAGWDTHGLPVEIEVEKELGLKSKADVEKYGVANFNAKCRESVFKYLKDWDELTERIGYW